From one Phaeodactylum tricornutum CCAP 1055/1 chromosome 16, whole genome shotgun sequence genomic stretch:
- a CDS encoding predicted protein — translation MWFRHQTACIFRSVKPDAVLAFAIPAACMAVLAEAFFRTEYADADATAACEFDASSNLIKPHHVRELETKGIVVIENAVTATTLRGARSNIRDFQKEGSIWTNTRVGGFAPSGNDPDVRQDLIAWVRSSNVSDDEASTRSHHVETQGSLLIVQDKNNRQENSPLGKDLLYSIQILRGIPFALEQCGYSASKNHRVPRQCQLAMYPGNGSASYERHLDQCDASVYDLGILEWLRLSDYRERAITTILYLNEPNRPESHGGALRCWVARDIDTKRDNKNRNEKDDFRPPFDVKPTGGTMVIFQSGKVDHKVLPSTEERFALTNWVASS, via the coding sequence ATGTGGTTTCGTCATCAGACTGCATGCATTTTTCGCAGTGTTAAACCAGATGCCGTACTTGCTTTTGCGATACCCGCAGCATGTATGGCTGTTCTAGCCGAGGCTTTCTTTCGCACTGAATACGCCGACGCTGACGCTACCGCTGCCTGCGAGTTTGATGCCAGTAGCAATCTCATCAAGCCACACCATGTTCGGGAATTGGAAACGAAAGGCATCGTGGTGATTGAGAATGCAGTAACGGCCACAACTCTGAGAGGCGCACGCAGTAACATTCGTgattttcaaaaagaagGTTCGATTTGGACAAATACACGCGTGGGCGGTTTTGCTCCTAGTGGAAACGATCCTGACGTCCGACAGGATCTGATTGCTTGGGTGCGTAGTAGCAACGTGTCCGACGATGAAGCTTCCACGAGGTCGCACCACGTCGAAACTCAAGGTAGCTTACTGATAGTACAGGACAAGAACAATCGCCAAGAAAACAGTCCCCTTGGGAAAGATCTCCTGTACAGTATTCAGATACTTCGTGGGATTCCATTTGCTTTGGAACAATGTGGCTACTCGGCTTCCAAAAATCACCGTGTGCCAAGACAATGCCAATTAGCTATGTACCCGGGCAATGGTTCAGCTTCTTACGAACGCCATTTAGATCAGTGCGATGCTAGTGTTTACGATCTTGGGATTCTGGAATGGTTGCGGCTAAGTGACTACCGTGAGAGAGCCATCACGACAATTTTGTATCTCAATGAGCCGAATCGTCCTGAAAGCCATGGCGGAGCTCTCCGATGCTGGGTAGCTCGTGACATCGATACGAAAAGAGACAACAAAAACCGAAATGAAAAAGATGATTTTCGCCCTCCATTTGATGTTAAGCCAACGGGAGGGACGATGGTCATTTTCCAAAGTGGAAAGGTCGATCACAAAGTACTGCCATCAACAGAGGAGAGATTTGCTTTAACTAATTGGGTAGCTAGTTCCTGA
- a CDS encoding predicted protein → MRTAAFLLVCLAPATSSFTFGFNTNARSNPSSMLDSAKDSVENAAETVSDKTKAGYENTKDAACDAASSVQDKAQSGYDKAKDVASDASSSVKQTAQSGYDKATGAASSAQDKAESGYEDAKDAASDGASNVEDKSKSTYEKTKDAVGNAASSVKNAVTGAASSAKETVTGAASDAEDSAKEGANKAENKASEAGNKIGNKVDEATS, encoded by the coding sequence ATGCGTACCGCTgccttcctcctcgtctgCCTCGCGCCTGCGACATCTTCCTTTACCTTTGGGTTCAATACGAATGCACGCAGTAATCCTTCTTCGATGCTGGATTCAGCGAAAGATTCGGTAGAGAATGCGGCCGAAACAGTCTCCGACAAGACCAAGGCCGGCTACGAGAATACAAAGGACGCTGCATGCGATGCTGCTTCCTCTGTACAGGATAAAGCCCAGTCGGGCTACGATAAGGCGAAAGACGTCGCCAGCGATGCGTCTTCCTCCGTCAAGCAAACCGCGCAATCTGGCTACGACAAGGCGACTGGTGCTGCCTCGTCTGCCCAAGATAAAGCCGAGTCTGGTTACGAAGATGCCAAAGATGCAGCTAGTGACGGTGCTTCGAACGTTGAAGATAAGAGCAAGTCCACCTATGAGAAGACCAAGGATGCTGTTGGAAATGCTGCTTCTTCAGTCAAGAATGCCGTCACGGGCgcggcttcttccgccaaaGAGACCGTGACGGGAGCTGCGTCGGATGCTGAGGATAGTGCAAAAGAAGGTGCCAACAAGGCAGAGAATAAAGCCTCGGAAGCTGGAAACAAAATCGGCAACAAGGTTGATGAGGCAACTTCTTAG
- a CDS encoding predicted protein produces MSKPDYVGSSASLPPLQTVVREDKNGVPHRTAFAKTSTSTTHPDHVDGRGGNSVSSAPASAWVTSGPGMEYFEPIRDAHSTPGHKRRSSGNATSAAPNQQPSPASFPDQIAASALAGTVGFLRMAGGLTLSTTGALVAPPLHVTRTLILPNLWAASLDYIAHNTPDRVKDWFRIIRSSLMHIVTGLKNTASGKVFRSHLVDVGVDLVKCVSSDEARQMLTDGVACVVKLAEATHTPEFQAFLDHLAVLGCRTIDAASSGRNKQLVHDFTRMCWSGCELLADPSTTLALAETTAYLCHALEMEDANFESLRSKMQAAQQRYARNQQQNSTYGKPTVWSDPNATVEQVILSSLGVAHGEETGSINNGLGDPHQAHDHASVPSNVHVSSDQAPSIGAIGHDFSDQRSLRDMSHDDSTRPNTTEGQSSERRVHENVDVAYLEEQINARAAKLDANRLARTLRVGSSTDSALSDDDLEDIGVVSTVADTDEESPGAEAAMAHPQRKKIQLLDGNDHNDKNEDPDLNAGQVDSEWAHPEHAAPLEGEESLQYFHRILNEFLDFKRKEAVIAILGNEEKTKDRLIREGRVKRPHQSGIDESGTLSLKQQLEAIRSELARDPKHQKDLSQMNEFVKKNRQSLFTVSFLIALIVLTFCAFSCYGFFVFFFPNKASFRTVSRAENKPNLALPTSHAQEVVIRVVKEVVHVDQHQNLVGCQSEPTVFSTDDIGKLGECIAAVT; encoded by the coding sequence ATGTCGAAACCCGACTATGTAGGTAGCTCGGCCTCTTTACCGCCTCTTCAGACAGTCGTACGCGAAGATAAAAATGGAGTTCCGCATCGAACTGCGTTCGCAAAGACGAGCACGTCGACGACACACCCAGATCATGTCGATGGAAGAGGAGGTAACAGTGTTTCTTCGGCACCCGCGTCGGCTTGGGTAACGAGCGGTCCCGGAATGGAGTATTTCGAGCCCATTCGAGATGCACATTCTACACCGGGACACAAACGCAGATCTTCGGGGAACGCGACATCAGCGGCTCCAAATCAGCAGCCGTCTCCAGCTTCATTCCCAGACCAAATTGCTGCTTCTGCTTTGGCAGGGACAGTAGGGTTTCTACGCATGGCTGGCGGACTGACTCTTTCGACTACCGGAGCCTTGGTGGCGCCCCCTTTGCACGTGACGCGGACCTTGATTCTTCCCAATTTGTGGGCCGCGTCATTGGATTACATTGCCCACAATACCCCGGATCGAGTCAAGGACTGGTTTCGGATCATCAGATCATCTCTCATGCATATCGTCACCGGGTTAAAGAATACGGCGTCCGGGAAAGTCTTTCGTTCGCACCTAGTGGATGTCGGTGTCGATCTCGTAAAGTGCGTCTCTTCCGATGAGGCACGCCAAATGTTGACAGATGGCGTCGCGTGCGTTGTCAAACTCGCTGAGGCAACACATACCCCGGAATTTCAAGCATTCCTTGATCATTTGGCTGTCCTCGGCTGCCGGACCATTGATGCCGCCTCTTCCGGACGCAATAAACAACTCGTTCACGATTTTACGCGCATGTGCTGGTCCGGATGTGAACTACTCGCCGATCCAAGTacgactttggctttggccgAAACAACCGCGTATTTGTGTCACGCGCTCGAAATGGAAGACGCCAACTTTGAGAGCTTGCGATCCAAAATGCAGGCTGCTCAACAACGCTACGCTCGGAACCAGCAACAGAATTCAACGTACGGAAAGCCGACAGTTTGGTCCGATCCGAACGCGACCGTCGAACAAGTTATTCTCTCTAGTCTAGGTGTTGCTCATGGGGAGGAAACCGGATCTATCAACAATGGTCTTGGAGACCCGCATCAGGCTCACGATCATGCTAGTGTCCCCAGTAATGTCCACGTTTCCAGCGATCAAGCACCGTCAATCGGCGCAATCGGCCATGATTTTTCTGATCAAAGGTCTCTTCGTGACATGTCACACGACGATTCAACAAGACCAAACACTACGGAAGGCCAGTCATCTGAGAGACGAGTTCACGAGAACGTTGACGTTGCCTATTTGGAAGAGCAAATCAACGCTCGTGCTGCAAAGCTGGACGCCAACAGACTGGCTCGCACTCTTAGAGTGGGGTCCTCTACCGATAGCGCTCTTTCGGACGAtgatttggaagacattgGTGTGGTGAGTACTGTTGCAGATACCGATGAGGAGAGCCCAGGAGCAGAAGCTGCGATGGCCCATCCGCAGCGAAAAAAAATCCAGCTATTGGATGGTAATGACCACAACGACAAAAACGAAGATCCAGATCTTAATGCAGGCCAAGTGGATAGCGAATGGGCACATCCGGAGCACGCCGCTCCTCTGGAAGGTGAAGAGTCTCTCCAGTATTTTCACCGCATTCTGAACGAGTTCCTAGATTTCAAGCGAAAGGAGGCAGTTATTGCAATTCTCGgcaatgaagaaaaaacGAAGGACCGTCTGATCCGCGAAGGAAGAGTCAAGCGCCCACATCAGTCCGGGATCGACGAGTCAGGAACACTTAGCTTGAAACAGCAACTTGAAGCCATACGATCCGAACTAGCCAGGGACCCCAAACACCAAAAAGATCTGAGTCAGATGAACGAGTTTGTGAAGAAAAATCGGCAGTCACTGTTCACAGTTTCTTTTCTAATTGCACTGATTGTGCTGACATTTTGTGCCTTTAGCTGCTACGgtttttttgttttctttttcccaaacAAAGCGTCCTTCCGGACAGTTTCTCGAGCGGAAAATAAGCCAAACTTGGCCTTGCCAACATCTCACGCCCAAGAGGTTGTGATTCGAGTCGTGAAGGAAGTCGTACATGTGGACCAACATCAGAACCTTGTTGGGTGCCAAAGCGAACCCACAGTATTTTCGACGGATGATATCGGCAAGCTCGGTGAATGCATAGCTGCGGTAACATAG
- a CDS encoding predicted protein — translation MSNTKPSNCCELSVWSSMIAAKRSDETESERLAKEYRQIACLLAASATQRERIDSIHPVKDTGVASLPILSQVVAQHLLRNDHPGFVPLLMLQQDGLQGNDDSHTSPDGQNEMNPAEHQDTSRHLVADRSSHLSTDVYLPCCHNCGGALQPGLLRTTVRLVTHKTLTRAQRRRLKRAQALAKQAPTRQHQYHTNTRPSVLADFIQRDSSQVPWDVRNYLSIKCGGCHSLSYAVGVPRRRKRAAPKDTPKRAFLVSANYDKKSAPKKRQETGDDFIALGSPSLTSNPIGDPRMGGNRQRLDRAGGKKKKPTRLMNFLSSLNDH, via the coding sequence ATGAGCAACACTAAGCCGTCGAATTGCTGTGAACTTTCGGTCTGGTCAAGTATGATAGCCGCAAAACGCAGCGACGAGACCGAAAGCGAACGGCTCGCAAAAGAATACCGACAGATTGCATGCCTCCTTGCTGCGAGCGCAACTCAACGAGAACGAATCGACTCTATCCATCCTGTCAAGGATACGGGTGTCGCGTCTTTGCCTATCCTGTCCCAAGTGGTAGCACAGCATTTATTGCGAAATGACCACCCAGGATTTGTGCCGCTGCTTATGTTGCAGCAAGATGGACTGCAGGGTAACGATGATTCTCACACGAGTCCAGACGGACAAAATGAAATGAATCCGGCCGAGCATCAGGATACGTCACGACATCTCGTCGCCGACCGCAGTAGTCATCTTTCAACAGACGTATACCTTCCTTGCTGTCACAATTGCGGCGGAGCTTTGCAGCCCGGGCTTTTACGGACAACAGTGCGGTTAGTAACGCACAAAACTTTAACCCGAGCTCAGCGTCGGAGATTGAAGCGTGCGCAAGCTCTCGCCAAACAGGCACCTACCCGACAACATCAGTATCATACGAACACCAGGCCCAGTGTATTGGCTGACTTTATTCAACGAGATTCATCACAAGTACCTTGGGACGTTCGCAACTACTTAAGCATTAAATGTGGAGGATGTCATTCCCTTTCATATGCTGTTGGAGTCCCCCGGAGAAGGAAGCGAGCCGCGCCGAAAGACACACCCAAGCGTGCTTTCTTGGTATCAGCAAACTACGACAAGAAATCGGCACCGAAGAAACGGCAAGAAACCGGGGACGATTTTATTGCCCTGGGCAGTCCAAGCTTGACAAGCAACCCAATCGGTGATCCACGGATGGGAGGGAATCGACAAAGGTTGGACCGAGCTGGaggaaaaaagaaaaagccgacTAGGCTTATGAATTTTCTATCTTCCCTTAACGACCATTGA
- a CDS encoding predicted protein — MPLASSRHASQKRAEAVAAEKKERERRQRLSLPASIKSTTHVNEAKAKRRLSRRLSAHLTISSKENGAPNKKSNAASPESPRLGPTPYYKIVEERGGQKSPPLTRSHKKESRKDPTEFRGGGMVLNFSPPNQEENARRELARMDASERERARRIRQARKNGQLLVFSPSNRPIDLEDDRTTSKSSLDPSPSGQELNMDDNNSTAASAMTESHNMASIINEQMMNEMKGLKQDMQVLLQSKNSQSEEHLNKTALQKEQLRTEMMAEANRKLEKANESIQLEVKDLTMRLETEKSTYLVDTTRLQSQLDAAYSDSTKRVKSLETERDKLEAMLLTLQSEKLELVKCTTKLENEAAASVSKLHEAKDMLDALRQQNASEKESLLEDTRRLEQVNACLSREMDSVKKGRDRLEHTIAAYEKKIYDLEHCLLPESESRREDALHQLAEREEQILALQLELQKFEVEVAKLKSDIGKLRLDNEKERNSFQLLNEDSCKAYERMREEIGQKDSKIGELFKQLGDMQQQLDREICKSDELSDDLQKAKETMEKSSHELNSALKETVNRLEESEQEKVSLRIKLTDALEHIESAGAAKIEAESKTSETASALAELEEALKEERESAMLARTRAEEATSRAEQMEKETRERLLHVQELEKELKVTVEERDDAR, encoded by the exons ATGCCTTTGGCGAGTAGTCGTCACGCCTCGCAGAAGCGAGCCGAAGCAGTCGCGGCCGAGAAGAAGGAACGTGAGCGTCGTCAACGCCTTTCGCTGCCGGCATCGATCAAAAGCACTACTCACGTGAACGAAGCCAAAGCCAAACGCCGGCTGTCTCGTCGTTTGTCGGCACACTTAACTATTTCCTCCAAAGAAAATGGCGCGCCCAACAAAAAAAGTAACGCTGCTTCGCCGGAATCACCGCGCTTGGGGCCGACGCCATACTACAAAATCGTGGAAGAGCGTGGGGGTCAAAAGTCCCCTCCGTTGACGCGCTCTCACAAGAAAGAGTCACGAAAAGATCCGACGGAATTTCGTGGAGGCGGTATGGTTCTCAACTTCTCACCTCCAAATCAAGAGGAGAATGCTCGCCGCGAACTGGCGCGTATGGATGCTTCTGAACGGGAAAG AGCTCGCCGTATACGTCAAGCTCGCAAAAACGGACAGCTTTTGGTCTTTTCACCAAGCAACCGACCAATTGACCTAGAGGATGACCGAACGACGTCAAAGTCATCCCTGGATCCGTCCCCTTCTGGCCAGGAACTCAACATGGATGACAATAATTCCACAGCTGCTTCAGCTATGACTGAATCACATAATATGGCATCAATCATCAACGAGCAAATGATGAATGAAATGAAAGGACTGAAGCAGGATATGCAGGTATTGCTCCAGTCCAAAAATTCTCAGTCAGAAGAACATTTGAATAAGACCGCTctccaaaaagaacagcTTCGCACCGAAATGATGGCAGAAGCTAACAGAAAACTTGAGAAAGCTAACGAAAGTATCCAGCTTGAGGTCAAAGATCTGACTATGCGATTGGAAACCGAGAAAAGTACATATTTGGTCGACACGACTCGGCTACAGTCTCAGTTGGACGCAGCATATTCCGACTCCACTAAAAGAGTAAAGTCGCTTGAGACCGAGAGAGATAAATTGGAAGCCATGCTTTTGACGCTTCAATCGGAGAAGCTTGAGCTGGTCAAATGTACCACAAAGCTCGAGAACGAAGCTGCGGCTTCGGTTAGCAAGCTCCATGAAGCCAAGGATATGCTGGATGCTTtgcgtcaacaaaatgcGTCGGAGAAAGAGTCACTCTTGGAAGACACTAGACGTTTGGAGCAAGTCAATGCATGTTTGTCGCGTGAAATGGATTCAGTCAAAAAGGGCCGTGATAGGCTAGAGCACACAATTGCTGCCTACGAAAAAAAGATTTATGACCTAGAACACTGTCTTCTGCCCGAATCCGAGTCTCGACGAGAAGATGCGTTGCACCAACTCGCTGAACGCGAAGAGCAGATCCTGGCGTTGCAATTGGAATTGCAAAAATTTGAAGTTGAGGTTGCGAAACTCAAGAGTGACATTGGAAAGCTGCGTCTGGACAATGAGAAAGAGCGGAATAGCTTCCAGCTTCTAAATGAAGACAGCTGCAAGGCTTATGAGCGCATGCGCGAAGAAATAGGTCAAAAGGATAGTAAAATCGGGGAGCTATTTAAGCAGCTCGGAGACATGCAGCAACAGCTGGATAGAGAAATATGCAAGTCTGACGAACTGTCCGATGACCTTCAAAAGGCGAAAGAAACCATGGAAAAGAGCTCACACGAACTCAACAGCGCATTAAAAGAAACCGTTAATCGACTAGAGGAATCGgagcaagaaaaagtgtCGCTACGTATCAAACTGACTGATGCATTGGAGCATATTGAGTCTGCTGGGGCCGCCAAAATTGAGGCTGAGTCAAAAACATCCGAAACAGCAAGTGCGCTAGCCGAACTGGAGGAAGCTTTGAAGGAGGAACGAGAAAGTGCTATGCTTGCGCGGACGCGAGCGGAAGAAGCCACATCCCGTGCTGAGCAGATGGAGAAAGAGACTCGCGAGCGCCTATTGCATGTGCAGGAGCTGGAAAAAGAACTCAAGGTTACTGTCGAGGAACGTGATGACGCACG
- the Pt-KIF7 gene encoding kinesin family-like protein (Kinesin-related motor protein, involved in microtubule-based motility): MGNIRVFVRVRPPLPEEVENERYVFSPKHGQDDVWEATEPLIQSAVDGYNVTIFAYGQTGSGKTYTMLGHPGSEGIISRSVRKLFDTKREMESLSRSATTVEMSVELLEVYNEQVRDLLAPNAGLNGREISLKVTSQEVVGNLCVSASTEDEVMKVLALAQSRRCVKATSSNSQSSRSHMLFTIHFAVTTKNGIQRKGKLNVCDLAGSERLDKSGANTVGGALLLETQNINKSLSTLSNVIERLQSGSGNVPFRESKLTFLLQNSLGGNSKTLAIVCCNPLPSHFHESVCSLRFAEKVNKVDLKKAVANFSC, from the exons ATGGGCAATATTCGGGTCTTTGTACGAGTTCGACCCCCTTTACCCGAAGAGGTGGAAAACGAG CGCTA CGTTTTCTCGCCAAAACATGGTCAGGATGATGTTTGGGAGGCGACCGAGCCACTTATTCAGAGTGCGGTGGATGGATACAACGTCACTATCTTCGCTTACGGTCAGACAGGATCTGGGAAAACTTATACTATGCTTGGTCATCCTGGTAGTGAAGGTATAATCAGCCGATCGGTGCGAAAGCTTTTTGATACAAAACGGGAAATGGAATCCTTATCTAGAAGCGCGACGACGGTGGAAATGTCAGTTGAGCTTCTTGAGGTTTACAATGAACAGGTTCGTGATCTACTTGCGCCGAACGCCGGTCTCAATGGTCGCGAGATTTCCTTGAAGGTAACGTCGCAGGAAGTGGTCGGCAACCTTTGTGTGTCAGCATCTACTGAAGACGAAGTAATGAAAGTCCTTGCATTAGCGCAAAGCCGTCGATGTGTCAAAGCTACCTCCTCCAATTCACAGAGTTCTCGAAGCCACATGCTATTTACAATTCATTTTGCTGTAACCACGAAGAATGGCATCCAACGGAAGGGTAAGCTCAACGTTTGCGACTTGGCAGGGAGTGAAAGGCTAGACAAGAGTGGTGCAAACACGGTTGGCGGGGCCTTGCTTCTTGAAACACAGAACATCAACAAATCTTTGAGTACACTGTCAAATGTCATTGAGCGCCTTCAATCTGGTAGCGGAAATGTCCCTTTTCGCGAATCAAAACTTACCTTTTTGCTTCAGAATAGTCTCGGGGGAAACTCGAAGACATTGGCAATTGTTTGCTGCAATCCTTTGCCGTCTCATTTCCACGAAAGCGTATGCAGTTTGCGCTTTGCGGAAAAGGTCAACAAAGTTGATCTCAAAAAGGCAGTAGCGAACTTTAGTTGTTAG
- a CDS encoding predicted protein — protein MAERSLTTNLELATAPTDDVSVEDDWGLPLDLNLFAHQERHRIVIHEAQASPVSIFIECVEALTPVDMMSLSSGTNDATGFRVWTGAVLLIASLDTLVEDFKGKRVLELGCGTGIGGIALMLSQHATPAFLCFSDADQNALKLCRRNCELNGLEEVDERLLQNLCSFTKKSFSIMQLTWGTTIPSTIPARSMDTVVATDILYDIEMLSSILQTTMACLKPGGSFVLSHIPRASCPEHHQPDENLESFIVQQAELHGLVLRRHIRPRDVSSFEDSQVFSDTLDTTSLRDMEAIGAAILVFHLVVVQKNHV, from the coding sequence ATGGCAGAAAGAAGCCTCACTACCAATCTGGAATTGGCCACTGCTCCAACTGACGATGTGAGCGTGGAAGACGATTGGGGACTTCCGTTGGATTTGAATCTCTTTGCTCACCAGGAACGCCACAGGATAGTGATCCACGAAGCGCAGGCTTCTCCGGTGTCGATTTTCATTGAATGTGTAGAAGCGCTCACGCCAGTCGACATGATGAGCTTGTCGTCCGGGACCAACGACGCCACCGGCTTTCGCGTCTGGACGGGTGCCGTTTTGCTCATCGCCAGTTTAGACACGCTCGTTGAAGACTTCAAAGGAAAGCGGGTACTTGAATTGGGTTGTGGGACGGGAATCGGAGGGATTGCCTTGATGCTCTCTCAGCACGCCACGCCAGCCTTTCTTTGTTTCTCGGACGCTGATCAAAATGCACTTAAGCTTTGCCGTCGCAATTGTGAGCTGAATGGGCTAGAAGAAGTGGACGAAAGATTGCTCCAGAACCTTTGTTCATTCACGAAGAAGTCATTCTCAATTATGCAATTGACTTGGGGAACGACCATACCAAGTACAATCCCCGCTCGCTCTATGGATACAGTTGTGGCCACAGACATTTTGTATGATATTGAAATGCTGTCGAGCATTCTACAAACCACAATGGCTTGTCTCAAGCCAGGCGGTTCTTTTGTTCTCTCGCATATTCCTCGTGCATCTTGCCCTGAGCATCATCAACCTGACGAAAACTTGGAAAGTTTCATTGTTCAGCAGGCGGAGCTTCATGGACTTGTCTTGCGACGCCATATCCGACCGAGAGATGTTAGCAGCTTTGAGGATAGCCAGGTCTTTTCGGACACCCTCGATACCACGTCGTTAAGAGACATGGAAGCCATTGGGGCTGCCATCTTGGTTTTTCATTTGGTCGTAGTCCAAAAAAACCATGTTTAG